Proteins from one Penicillium digitatum chromosome 2, complete sequence genomic window:
- a CDS encoding ATPase, F0/V0 complex, subunit C translates to MAATRVFTSRMASVMAQTSKVARPAARFQLNAATKRTFTQKAPAFGAPKRIQSPTLLQAKAFQTAARRQYSSEVASAMVEVSKNIGMGSAAIGLGGAGIGIGLVFAALLMSVSRNPALRGQLFSYAILGFAFVEAMGLFDLMVAMMCKYV, encoded by the coding sequence ATGGCCGCCACTCGTGTCTTCACCTCCCGCATGGCCTCCGTCATGGCCCAGACCTCCAAGGTCGCCCGCCCTGCTGCCCGCTTCCAGCTCAACGCTGCCACCAAGCGCACCTTCACCCAGAAGGCCCCCGCCTTCGGTGCCCCCAAGCGCATCCAGTCGCCCACTCTCCTCCAGGCCAAGGCCTTCCAGACTGCCGCCCGCCGCCAGTACTCCTCCGAGGTCGCCTCCGCCATGGTTGAGGTCTCCAAGAACATCGGCATGGGTTCCGCCGCCATCGGTCTCGGTGGTGCCGGTATCGGTATCGGTCTCGTCTTCGCCGCTCTCCTCATGAGTGTCTCCCGCAACCCTGCCCTCCGCGGTCAGCTCTTCTCCTACGCCATTCTCGGCTTCGCCTTCGTCGAGGCCATGGGTCTCTTCGATCTCATGGTTGCCATGATGTGCAAGTACGTCTAA
- a CDS encoding SutA, giving the protein MAKPILTRVGHAFAKLLRVDLGPTPPPVRGEARTYGYYEHEPTVGDWFRGHTPTVPHARRYIWGLVPFLHWIGYYNVQWLIGDLVAGITVGAVVIPQGMAYAELAKLPPEYGLYSSFMGVLIYWFFATSKDITIGPVAVMSTLMGSIIIRVQAVHPEIPPPVLASALAIICGAIVLFLGLLRLGFIVDFIPLPAISAFMTGSAINVCAGQVKTVLGEKTHFSTRGATYNIIIDTLKHLPSARMDAAMGLTALAMLYGIRSACNYGTRKKPHKAKLFFFLSTLRTAFVVLFYTMISAAVNLHRRNHPAFKLLGHVPRGFKAAGVPKIDVPMIKAFLSELPAAVMVLLIEHIAISKSFGRVNNYTIEPSQEFIAIGISNLLGPFLGAYPATGSFSRTAIKAKCGVRTPLAGVITAAVVLLAIYALPALFFFIPKSSLSAVIIHAVGDLVTPPRITYQFWRVSPIDALIFFMGVIVIVFSTIETGIYCTIGVSLAVLLFRLAKARGQFLGYVQVHSVVGDHILNSPQEDPNTEFDDDSERSRRIYLPTEHEGGTNPRVKIHQPAPDHIVSHIFKETRRTNQHAWETTGDRPWNDPGPTRAERKPLMAEEALTSPLPTLRAIILDFAAVNNVDVTSVQNLIDVRNQLDRWASPESVQWHFANVHNRWTKRALAAAGFGFPVVSDGSGPRWQRSIFNVAEILDGSLPGPVAQSPVKESEGWSKDLEAGLKLQERSASLSVMGVSEDDIQVLQADQRDAKVNPHRGRSRSGVGTGMAAVDGINRPFFHVDLTSALKSAMADL; this is encoded by the exons ATGGCGAAGCCTATCTTGACTCGAGTCGGCCACGCTTTCGCAAAGCTTTTACGAGTTGATTTAGGTCCAACCCCTCCCCCAGTGAGAGGTGAGGCTAGAACGTATGGCTATTACGAGCACGAACCCACCGTGGGTGACTGGTTTCGAGGCCATACGCCCACTGTTCCGCACGCTCGTCGGTACATCTGGGGCCTCGTCCCTTTCCTCCATTGGATCGGATATTACAACGTGCAATGGCTGATTGGGGATCTTGTGGCAG GAATCACTGTTGGCGCCGTGGTCATTCCACAGGGGATGGCATACGCTGAACTAGCCAAGCTGCCGCCAGAGTACGGTCTGTACTCGTCATTCATGGGGGTCTTGATCTATTGGTTCTTTGCAACATCCAAGGATATCACCATAGGC CCAGTGGCGGTCATGTCTACCCTCATGGGCTCAATCATCATCAGGGTTCAAGCAGTTCACCCTGAAATACCTCCACCGGTCCTTGCTTCCGCTCTGGCAATCATCTGCGGTGCGATCGTTTTGTTCCTCGGATTGCTTCGTCTGGGCTTTATTGTCGATTTCATCCCTCTTCCTGCTATCTCTGCTTTCATGACCGGGTCCGCGATCAATGTTTGTGCTGGCCAAGTGAAGACGGTTCTCGGGGAGAAAACGCATTTCTCGACGCGTGGGGCAACCTacaacatcatcattgaTACACTGAAGCATCTTCCTTCCGCTCGGATGGATGCTGCTATGGGCCTCACGGCTTTGGCAATGCTCTATGGCATACGGTCTGCTTGCAACTATGGAACGAGGAAGAAGCCCCACAAGGCCAAGCTGTTCTTCTTTCTGTCCACACTGCGCACTGCCTTCGTCGTTCTTTTCTACACCATGATCAGCGCTGCGGTCAACCTCCATCGACGCAATCACCCTGCCTTCAAGCTACTTGGTCATGTTCCCCGGGGATTCAAGGCCGCAGGAGTCCCCAAGATAGATGTGCCCATGATCAAGGCATTTCTTAGTGAACTCCCTGCCGCTGTCATGGTTCTGCTGATTGAGCACATCGCTATCTCGAAGTCATTCGGTCGGGTCAACAACTATACGATCGAACCATCGCAGGAGTTTATTGCAATTGGCATATCAAACTTACTAGGTCCATTCTTGGGTGCATACCCAGCTACAGGCTCATTCTCGCGAACTGCCATTAAAGCAAAGTGTGGCGTCCGCACTCCCCTTGCAGGTGTGATCACGGCCGCTGTTGTCCTTCTTGCCATATATGCGCTGCCCGCACTGTTCTTCTTCATTCCCAAATCGTCCTTGTCGGCCGTGATCATACACGCAGTGGGTGATCTCGTTACACCGCCCCGTATCACGTATCAATTCTGGCGTGTGTCTCCAATTGACGCACTCATATTCTTCATGGGTGTTATTGTGATCGTATTCTCAACCATCGAGACTGGAATCTACTGCACAATCGGCGTTTCCCTGGCAGTACTCCTCTTCCGACTCGCCAAAGCCCGAGGCCAATTTCTCGGCTACGTCCAGGTCCATTCAGTCGTGGGTGACCATATCCTCAACTCGCCCCAGGAGGACCCCAATACCGAATTCGACGATGATTCCGAGAGATCCCGAAGAATCTACCTCCCAACCGAGCATGAAGGTGGCACAAACCCCCGAGTCAAGATCCACCAGCCAGCCCCAG ACCACATCGTCAGTCACATCTTCAAAGAAACCCGACGCACAAACCAACACGCATGGGAAACAACAGGCGACAGACCCTGGAATGACCCGGGTCCAACCCGCGCCGAACGCAAACCCCTCATGGCAGAGGAAGCTCTCACGTCTCCACTCCCAACTCTCCGTGCCATAATCCTCGATTTCGCCGCAGTCAACAATGTAGACGTTACATCTGTGCAGAACCTCATCGATGTCCGCAACCAGCTAGACCGCTGGGCGTCCCCAGAGAGCGTGCAGTGGCACTTCGCGAACGTCCACAACAGATGGACGAAGCGTGCCCTCGCAGCCGCTGGGTTCGGGTTCCCTGTCGTCTCGGATGGATCAGGTCCTCGATGGCAGAGATCGATCTTCAACGTGGCTGAGATCTTGGATGGCAGTCTACCCGGCCCAGTAGCTCAGTCTCCGGTCAAAGAGTCGGAGGGCTGGTCGAAGGATCTAGAGGCTGGCTTGAAGTTACAGGAGAGGAGTGCTTCCTTGTCGGTCATGGGTGTCTCTGAGGATGATATTCAGGTTTTGCAGGCCGATCAGAGGGATGCAAAGGTAAACCCCCATCGTGGCCGCAGCCGATCCGGTGTCGGTACTGGTATGGCTGCCGTCGATGGAATTAATCGCCCTTTCTTCCATGTGGATCTGACTAGTGCTCTGAAGAGTGCTATGGCTGATTTGTAG
- a CDS encoding Nucleolar complex-associated protein 3, which yields MARGPEVKRRRLSPPADVEDSSSRSKADQEWDVEQDYERRPRKTTKKAGENARLPIKTSEGFVQAEVQPEDQGEETDSFLGTDDDDDDDEEEDGSEGEEDGEESEEEAPKIPVKVQILQAKEELAKMATLINEDPEEHISLFKTMAEMVSKKSTPVTVKKLALASQAAVYKDVIPGYRIRPLSEEDQTGRVSKEVRKLRDFEQSLVSGYRAYVQKLAMLVKPAKADGPTDPGLRSFAISMACTMLLAVPHFNFRSELLKILVNRLARRQLDADYVKCRETLEEVFAKDDDGTVSLEAVRLLAKMLKARDFHIHPSILDTFLHLRLLGEFHLKASRDRVDREEEEAPKGKKQKQKREFRTKRERKVQKERKEVEKDMRQADAVVSHEQRDKNQAETLKLVFGLYFRILKLRIPALMGPVLEGLAKYAHLINQDFFGDLLEALKDLINHAEREEMGVEGDQEVVNEEDEDEDNVTIAESAARDARRRTLLCTVTAFALLEGQEVSKAAAGLHLDLNFFIKHLYRSLYSLSMNPDVEYNPETALRLPDPNSSAEGKQLSESRSKNKVNFQTPMVLLLRCLQPTLLSRAHGNPPPSRLASFSKRLMTTSLQLPEKSALATLTLMNQVAKYHGRRISSLWHTEERKGDGVFNAFAADVEATNVFAGTVWEGELLRLHYCPQVRESAVEIEKMMISSSK from the coding sequence ATGGCGCGTGGCCCAGAGGTGAAGCGGAGGCGATTGAGTCCCCCAGCGGATGTCGAAGACTCCTCATCGCGCTCTAAAGCCGACCAAGAGTGGGACGTTGAGCAAGATTACGAACGCCGCCCACGCAAAACTACCAAGAAAGCCGGCGAGAACGCACGATTGCCAATCAAAACTTCCGAAGGCTTTGTCCAGGCCGAAGTACAGCCTGAAGATCAGGGTGAGGAAACCGACAGCTTCTTGGGTaccgatgatgatgatgatgatgatgaggaggaggatggctccgagggcgaggaggaCGGAGAAGAATCTGAGGAAGAAGCTCCCAAAATTCCTGTGAAGGTTCAAATCTTGCAGGCAAAAGAAGAGCTAGCGAAGATGGCAACCCTGATTAACGAGGATCCCGAGGAGCACATCTCTCTGTTCAAAACAATGGCCGAGATGGTGTCGAAGAAATCCACACCTGTTACAGTTAAGAAACTGGCTCTGGCCTCACAGGCGGCTGTCTACAAGGATGTCATTCCCGGATACCGCATTCGCCCGTTGAGCGAAGAGGACCAGACTGGCAGAGTATCAAAAGAAGTGCGCAAGCTCCGAGATTTCGAACAGTCCCTTGTGTCAGGATATCGAGCCTATGTCCAGAAGCTTGCTATGCTCGTCAAGCCGGCCAAAGCAGATGGCCCCACAGACCCTGGACTGAGGAGCTTCGCGATTTCGATGGCCTGTACTATGCTCTTGGCCGTGCCACACTTCAACTTCCGCAGCGAGCTTCTGAAGATCTTGGTCAACCGCCTGGCACGGAGACAGCTTGATGCCGACTATGTGAAGTGCCGCGAAACCCTGGAGGAGGTTTTTGCAAAAGATGACGATGGAACTGTTTCCCTCGAAGCTGTCCGTCTCCTCGCAAAGATGTTGAAGGCCAGAGATTTCCACATTCATCCCAGTATCCTGGACACATTCCTCCATCTTCGTTTGCTCGGCGAGTTCCACCTGAAGGCATCTCGAGACCGAGTGGaccgggaagaagaagaagctcccaagggaaagaagcaaaagcaaaagcgcGAATTCCGCACCAAGCGAGAGCGCAAGGTTCAAAAGGAGAGGAAGGAAGTTGAGAAGGACATGCGACAAGCAGATGCAGTGGTATCGCACGAACAAAGAGACAAGAACCAAGCCGAAACATTAAAGCTTGTGTTCGGACTCTATTTCCGCATTCTCAAGCTCCGCATTCCCGCCCTGATGGGTCCTGTGCTTGAGGGTCTGGCTAAATACGCCCACCTTATTAACCAGGACTTCTTCGGTGATTTGCTCGAGGCCCTGAAAGACCTAATCAACCACGCAGAGCGCGAGGAGATGGGCGTTGAAGGCGACCAGGAAGTCGTCAAtgaggaagacgaagacgaagacaATGTCACAATTGCCGAAAGCGCAGCCCGGGACGCTCGCCGAAGGACGCTACTCTGCACCGTGACTGCCTTCGCCCTTCTagaaggccaagaagtcAGTAAAGCAGCCGCAGGTCTCCACCTCGACCTGAACTTCTTCATCAAGCACCTTTACCGATCCCTCTACTCCCTTTCCATGAACCCAGACGTCGAGTATAACCCCGAAACGGCCCTCCGCCTCCCCGACCCCAACTCCTCCGCAGAAGGCAAACAACTCTCCGAGTCCCGCTCCAAGAACAAGGTCAACTTCCAGACACCCAtggtcctcctcctccgctGCTTACAGCCAACCCTGCTATCCCGCGCACACGGCAACCCACCCCCAAGCCGACTTGCCAGTTTCTCCAAGCGTCTCATGACGACTTCCCTCCAGTTGCCGGAGAAATCTGCTCTTGCAACGCTTACGCTGATGAACCAAGTCGCGAAATATCATGGTCGTCGTATCTCTTCGCTCTGGCACACGGAGGAGCGCAAGGGTGATGGTGTATTCAATGCTTTTGCTGCTGATGTTGAAGCTACCAATGTCTTTGCTGGTACGGTGTGGGAGGGTGAGCTGTTGCGTCTGCATTACTGTCCACAGGTGCGAGAGTCGGCGGTCGAGATTGAAAAGATGATGATTTCCTCTTCCAAGTAA